The following proteins are encoded in a genomic region of Methylobacterium tardum:
- a CDS encoding 4'-phosphopantetheinyl transferase family protein encodes MSAADVWIADLAVSPDQLDLCWTVLDRPERDRADRFLRPVDRARYVASHAALRRILAETLDCDPAEIRFAAGADGKPELAGSARGALSFNLSHSGARALIGLAPAAAIGVDVELVRPIPDAGQIARTHFAADEVATLMALPPDAIEGVFYGLWTRKEAVVKAHGTGLSLPLDRFSVTLPPAPPRLLRWPGAGGWTLAELDVGPDYAATVAVRSSDAKVTSHRLPADWPKDLG; translated from the coding sequence GTGAGCGCGGCCGACGTCTGGATCGCCGATCTCGCCGTCTCTCCGGATCAGCTCGACCTGTGCTGGACCGTGCTCGATCGACCGGAGCGCGACCGGGCGGACCGGTTCCTGCGGCCCGTGGACCGGGCACGCTACGTGGCGAGCCACGCCGCGCTCCGACGGATCCTCGCCGAAACGCTCGACTGCGATCCGGCCGAGATCCGGTTCGCGGCCGGCGCCGATGGAAAGCCCGAACTCGCCGGATCCGCCCGGGGAGCCCTCAGTTTCAACCTGTCTCATTCCGGGGCGCGCGCGCTGATCGGCCTCGCGCCCGCGGCCGCGATCGGGGTCGATGTCGAGCTGGTCCGGCCGATCCCGGATGCGGGCCAGATCGCGCGGACGCATTTCGCCGCCGACGAGGTGGCCACCTTGATGGCGCTGCCGCCGGACGCGATCGAGGGCGTGTTCTACGGTCTCTGGACCCGGAAGGAGGCCGTCGTGAAGGCGCATGGCACGGGTCTGTCGCTTCCCCTCGACCGCTTCAGCGTCACCCTGCCGCCCGCGCCGCCGCGCCTGTTGCGGTGGCCCGGTGCGGGCGGCTGGACCCTGGCGGAGCTCGACGTCGGCCCCGACTACGCCGCGACGGTCGCCGTCCGGTCGTCCGACGCAAAGGTGACGTCGCACAGGCTTCCGGCCGATTGGCCGAAGGATCTCGGCTGA
- the tgt gene encoding tRNA guanosine(34) transglycosylase Tgt codes for MTDPVPFGFTLLAQDGTARTGEIATPRGTIRTPAFMPVGTAATVKAMYPGQVHELGADVVLGNTYHLMLRPGPERMARLGGLHRFMNWDRPILTDSGGFQVMSLSALRKIDEQGVTFRSHIDGTAHHMSPERSIEIQGLLGSDIQMQLDECVRLPADHAAIEKAMHLSLRWAERCRVAFGEQPGRAMFGIVQGGDVPALRVESARALTNLDLKGYAVGGLAVGEPQEVMFAMIETVEPHLPQAKPRYLMGVGTPDDILGAVARGIDMFDCVMPTRAGRHGLAYTRHGRVNLRNARHAEDTAPLDEASTCPAARDYSKAYLHHLVRSNEILGMMLLTWNNLAYYQDLMKGARAAIREGRYADYCAATREGWARAERAAA; via the coding sequence ATGACCGATCCCGTTCCCTTCGGCTTCACCCTGCTGGCGCAGGACGGCACGGCCCGCACCGGCGAGATCGCGACGCCGCGCGGCACCATCCGCACGCCGGCCTTCATGCCGGTCGGCACGGCCGCGACCGTGAAGGCCATGTATCCTGGGCAGGTCCACGAGCTCGGCGCCGACGTGGTGCTCGGCAACACCTACCACCTGATGCTGCGTCCCGGCCCTGAGCGCATGGCGCGGCTCGGCGGCCTGCACCGGTTCATGAACTGGGACCGGCCGATCCTGACCGATTCCGGCGGGTTCCAGGTCATGTCGCTGTCGGCGCTGCGGAAGATCGACGAGCAGGGCGTCACCTTCCGCTCGCATATCGACGGTACCGCCCATCACATGAGCCCGGAACGCTCCATCGAGATCCAGGGCCTGCTGGGCTCCGATATCCAGATGCAGCTCGACGAGTGCGTCCGCCTGCCGGCGGATCACGCGGCGATCGAGAAGGCCATGCACCTGTCGCTGCGCTGGGCCGAGCGCTGCCGCGTCGCCTTCGGCGAGCAGCCGGGCCGGGCGATGTTCGGAATCGTGCAGGGTGGCGACGTGCCGGCGCTCCGGGTCGAGAGCGCGCGCGCCCTGACCAACCTCGACCTGAAGGGCTACGCGGTCGGCGGCCTCGCGGTGGGCGAGCCGCAGGAAGTGATGTTCGCCATGATCGAGACCGTCGAGCCGCACCTGCCGCAGGCCAAGCCCCGCTACCTGATGGGCGTCGGCACGCCGGACGACATCCTGGGCGCGGTCGCCCGCGGCATCGACATGTTCGACTGCGTGATGCCGACCCGCGCCGGCCGTCACGGCCTCGCCTATACCCGCCACGGCCGGGTCAACCTGCGCAACGCCCGCCACGCCGAGGACACGGCGCCGCTCGACGAAGCCTCGACCTGCCCGGCGGCACGGGACTATTCCAAGGCCTACCTGCATCACCTCGTCCGGTCGAACGAGATCCTGGGCATGATGCTGCTGACCTGGAACAACCTCGCCTATTATCAGGACCTGATGAAAGGCGCCCGGGCCGCGATCCGCGAGGGCCGGTATGCGGATTACTGCGCCGCCACGCGCGAGGGCTGGGCACGGGCCGAGCGCGCCGCCGCCTGA